A segment of the Gemmatimonas sp. UBA7669 genome:
TCGCCGAAGTCGAAGGGCTTGACGAGATAGTCGTCTGCGCCGCTGTCGAGACCGGCGATACGATCGGCGACGGCATCACGTGCGGTCAACATGAGCACCGGTGCCGCATTGCCGCGCGCGCGGAGCGTGCGCAGCACCTCGAAGCCATCCATACCCGGCAGCATGACATCGAGCACGATGGCGTCGTAGGCGTTGAGTGCGGACTGGGCGATGGCGGCCTCACCATCTGCGCAGGTGTCGACGGCATATGATTCCTCGCGCAGCCCGCGCGCCACCAGGCGGGCGAGTTGCGGGTCGTCTTCCACCACGAGCAGGCGCACGCCTCAGCTCCTCACGCGTGAAGGCGCTGCGGTGCGCCGCTTCTCGAGCGGTCGACGGCGGAACCAACTGGCCACGAGATAGAACTCGTCGAGATCGTGAGTGGGAATGTCGGCACCCTGTGCGTCGGGGCCGCTGAACACGCGCTGCATGAGCTGCTCCAGGGCCGCGTGCTCCTCCGGGGTTTGCGGCGCGGGCAGCTCGGCGCGCACGGTGCCACGTCGGACGAGGTACAGCCATTCCCGTTCGTCCGGCCCCGCACTTCGATAAACGAACGTGAGGCGCTCCATGTTGGCGTGGAAGTGCTGGACGCGGTCGTGCAGCCAGCGCACGAGGGCCAATCGATCGCGCAGCACCCGCGCCTGCTCGAAGGCCAGGGACTCCGCCGCCTGCTGCATGGCGTCTTCGAGGCGGCGCACGGGCGCATCACTGCGTCCTTCGAGCAGGTCGCGCACCTCGTGGGCGGCCGCGCGATAGCCCGCCGCGTCGCCGGCCCCGATGCAGGGACCGGCGCAGGTGCCGAGGTCGTGGCGCAGGCAGCCGGGAGCGCGCGTTCGGCCGCGCGCCTGGGGTCGTTCACCGGCGAACCAGAGCGGCAGAGTGCGCGTGCTGCCGGTGACCCGAACGGTTTCTTCGATCAGGCAGTCGCGAAGGCCGGTGGCTTCAGCCAGCGCGCGGACGGCGTCGCGCAGTTGTGCCACGCGGCGGAATGGGCCGAACAGCGCTTCAGCCTGTGGGTCGTCGGAGCGTGGCACGACGCGCAGCCCGGGCACCGCACCGCCGGTCACCGCCACGTAGGCGCGCGGCCAGTCGTCGGCCACCATCATGCTGTTGAAGTGCGGGCGATACTGCTTGATGAGGCGCAGTTCGCGCAGCAGGGCGCCAAACTCGGTGTTCGTGTACTCCCACTCAATATGGAACGCGTGCCGCAGAATGCGCGCGGCCTTGTTCCGCCGGCCCTTGGCGCGGAAGTAGGACAGGAGGCGGGTGCGCAGCACGCGCGACTGGCCTACGTAGATGACCAGGCCCGTGGGGCCGAGCATGCGGTAGACGCCGGGCCGGTTCTGCACGGACTCGCGCACGAGCGCCCGCAGCTGCTTGCGCTGCGCCGGCGTGGACTGCGGGGGGCGACCGTGGAGGCGGACCGTGGGCTCGGTCATCCGGTCAAGGTACTTGCGTGCCGCATCGCCGCGCCAAGGTTAGCTTCTCGTCACACTCCCCCTCCCTCCCACCCGTCCCGCCGTGACTGCACCGGAATCGACGCACGAGGTGACCCGTCTGCTGGAAGCGCTGCAGGCGGGCGCGGAAGGTGCGTCTGACCAGCTGGCACCGCTGGTATACCATGAACTGCATGCGCTGGCGGTGCACTTCATGCGCCGCGAGCGCGAGGACCACACGCTGCAGCCCACGGCGCTGGTCAGTGAGGCGTACATGCGGCTCATGGGGCAGCAGCAGGTCTCCTGGCAGAATCGCGCGCACTTCTATGGGATTGCGGCGCAGGCCATGCGGCGCATTCTCGTGGATCACGCGCGCCGTGCGCGGGCCGCCAAGCGTGAGGGCGGCGAGCGGGTCACGCTCGATGAGTCGGTCGCAGACCACAGCGAGCGCTCGGTGGACCTGCTGGCGCTGGACGATGCCCTCAATCGTCTGGCGGTGGCCCTGCCGCGTCAGGCCCGGGTGGTGGAACTGCGCTTCTTCAGCGGACTCGACATCGACGAGACGGCCGAGGTGCTGGGCATTTCGCCCGCCACGGTGAAGCGCGACTGGACCTTTGCCAAGGCGTTTCTGCAGCGGGAAATGGACATGCGCTGAGGGGGCCGTCCCGTCCGGTAGGTCCCGTTCAATGAAATGAGCCAATCCCCGGCGGCGCTACGCGTGTCAGGAAGACCCGCTGTGTGGCTCATCGACGCCACCCGGCTCAGTCCTGAACCTCAACCGGGAAGCACCCATGACGCCGTGGGATAGAGGCAAACGAAGTGGATGGTCAACCATATGGACTGGTATGGCCGCCCTGATGGTCCTTGCGGGGTGTGGAGATTCCTCCGGACCCAAGGCCATCGCCACGGTGAGCATCTCTCCAGCGACGCTGCAATTGCAGCCCGGTGAGACCAGCAACCTGACGGCCACGGCGCGCGACGCAGATGGTAATGCGTTGACGGGGCGCAACCTGGTCTGGAACTCGGGCAATCCGGCAGTGGCCACGGTGTCCGCCAGCGGACTCGTCACCGGCGTAAGTGACGGAACCGCCACCATTACGGCGACGGCCGGGAGCATCGTGGGTAGCGGCACGGTCACGGTGCGCTCGTCGGTGGTCAGCATCTCGCTCACGCCGTCTACCGCCGAGTTGGTGGTGGGACGGGCGCCGATCACGCTGGCCGCCAGCGTGCGCAGCAACAATGGACGGGAACTGACAGATCGTCCGCTGCAATGGAGTTCGTCGGCACCCACCGTGGCGACAGTGAGTGCCAGTGGCGTGGTCAGCGCGGTGGCACCAGGACAGAGCACGATCACTGCAACCAGTGAAGGCGTGTCGGGATCGGCCGTGATCGTCGTGGCGCCCGACCCCTGTTCGGTGGTGCGTACCATCACGCTGAGCCAACCGATTTCGGGCGCCCTGCGCGCCACCGATTGCCGATTGGCCGACAGCACGGCGGTACAGCGCTTCGGCTTCACGCTGACGACGCGCACCAAGGTCGAGATCCTCATGAACAGCAGCGAGATCGACTCGTACGTGTTCGTACTGGATTCCGCGCGTCGGGTGGTGGTGCAGGATGACGATGGTGGTGGCGGGCGCAACTCGCGCATTCTGCGCACGCTGCCGGCCGGTCGCTATGAAATTCTTGCCAACGTCTACGACGCCGGGTCGTTCGGTTCGTATCAGCTGTCGCTGCTGCCGGCGCCCCCTGCCTGTGTGGTGGGTCGCGCGCTGTCCTTGCCGGCCACAGTGAATGCAACGCTCGATCTCAATGCCTGTCGGCAGAACGATGGCAGTCTTGAAGATCGCTACGATCTCACGGTGACGAGTCGCGGTGTGTACCGCGTGGACATGAACAGCTCGGCGGTCGACGCGGTAGCCGTGATTCTCGATGAGGCCGAGCGGGTCGTGGCGCAGGATGACGACAGCGGCAACGGCAACGATGCACGCATTGAGGTGCAGCTCGATCCGGGCCGCTACACGGTGCTCGCGCGGGCGTATCCGGGCCAGACGGGTGCGTACGCGCTGTCGGCCCGGGTGGCGATCGATCCGTGCGGCGTGAATCGACTCATCGAAGTGGGGCAGGTCATCAACGGCGTGCTCACGCGTGATGACTGCGCGTTCAGTGAAGGAGGCGGAGCACCGCGCTATCTGCAGCGCTACGGACTGATTCTCAACCAGCAGACCACGGTGCAGGTTGAGATGACGAGTACGGCGGTGGATGCGTTTCTCATCGTGCAGAACGGACAGAGTGGTGCGGTGGTGGCCTCCAACGACGATCTGGGACCTGGCACCACCAACGCGCGTGCGGTGGCCACGCTGCCAGCCGGTGCCTATATCGTGAACGTCACCACCTACGATGCCGGCGAGACGGGGGCGTTTCGGTTGTCCGTGGTGGTGCCCACTCCCACCAACGTACAAGTGCAGGTAACGCCGGGCTCCCTGTCGATGCAGCCCGGACAGTTGCAGCAACTGGCGGCCAATGTGAGCGGGTCGGCCAACACGGCGGTGACGTGGAGCAGCAGCGATGCCAATGTGGTGAGCGTGACGCCACAGGGCGTGATTCGCGGTATCACGGTGGGCAGCGCACGCATCACGGCCACGTCGGTTGCCGATCCCACACGCAGCGGCTTTGCCACGGTCACGGTCGGCACGTCGGGCGCGGGTCCCAACCTCGACATTCCTGCCGTGTATCTGGTGCAGGCGGTGCAGCAACTGGATGGTCGCGTCCCGTTGGTGGCGGACCGCCAGGCTGTCGCGCGCGTCTTTGTGCGCGCGAGTGTGTCCGGTGCTCCGCAGGCTGCCGTACGGCTGCGCGTGGTGCAGAACGGCACAGTGGTTGGCACCTACACGGGCATGGCCACACCAACGCTGGCGCCGGACGAAAGCTGCTGCTCGGCCAACATCGCCATTCCGGCCAGTGTGGTGAAGCCAGGCATGGGCATCGTGGCCGAGGTGGATCCGGACAACCTGCTGGCCGAGGCAAGCGAGAGCGACAATCTGTATCCGCAGAACGGTCAGCCGCTGCCGCTCACGGTGGTCAACATGCCGCCGTTCAACATTCGCATGATTCCGGTGCAGCAGGCTCGCAACGGACCGCTGGCGCAGGCCACCACCTCGCTGTTCAACACGCTCCGTGTGGTGTGGCCACTCGCTGCGGTGAACGCCACGGTGCGCACGCCGCTCATGATCGACTACACGGTGGCCACCCAGGGCTTCGATGACTGGGCCCGTCTGGTGCGCGACATCGAGATCCTGCGTCAGATCGAAGGTGGCGCCGACTTCTACTATGGCCTCCTGCGCACGCAGGGCACGAGCGGTGTGCTTGGCCTGGCCAACGGCATTCCGGCGCGCACGGCCATCGGCGTGGATGAGTTCTCCGAC
Coding sequences within it:
- a CDS encoding GIY-YIG nuclease family protein; this encodes MTEPTVRLHGRPPQSTPAQRKQLRALVRESVQNRPGVYRMLGPTGLVIYVGQSRVLRTRLLSYFRAKGRRNKAARILRHAFHIEWEYTNTEFGALLRELRLIKQYRPHFNSMMVADDWPRAYVAVTGGAVPGLRVVPRSDDPQAEALFGPFRRVAQLRDAVRALAEATGLRDCLIEETVRVTGSTRTLPLWFAGERPQARGRTRAPGCLRHDLGTCAGPCIGAGDAAGYRAAAHEVRDLLEGRSDAPVRRLEDAMQQAAESLAFEQARVLRDRLALVRWLHDRVQHFHANMERLTFVYRSAGPDEREWLYLVRRGTVRAELPAPQTPEEHAALEQLMQRVFSGPDAQGADIPTHDLDEFYLVASWFRRRPLEKRRTAAPSRVRS
- a CDS encoding Ig-like domain-containing protein, giving the protein MAALMVLAGCGDSSGPKAIATVSISPATLQLQPGETSNLTATARDADGNALTGRNLVWNSGNPAVATVSASGLVTGVSDGTATITATAGSIVGSGTVTVRSSVVSISLTPSTAELVVGRAPITLAASVRSNNGRELTDRPLQWSSSAPTVATVSASGVVSAVAPGQSTITATSEGVSGSAVIVVAPDPCSVVRTITLSQPISGALRATDCRLADSTAVQRFGFTLTTRTKVEILMNSSEIDSYVFVLDSARRVVVQDDDGGGGRNSRILRTLPAGRYEILANVYDAGSFGSYQLSLLPAPPACVVGRALSLPATVNATLDLNACRQNDGSLEDRYDLTVTSRGVYRVDMNSSAVDAVAVILDEAERVVAQDDDSGNGNDARIEVQLDPGRYTVLARAYPGQTGAYALSARVAIDPCGVNRLIEVGQVINGVLTRDDCAFSEGGGAPRYLQRYGLILNQQTTVQVEMTSTAVDAFLIVQNGQSGAVVASNDDLGPGTTNARAVATLPAGAYIVNVTTYDAGETGAFRLSVVVPTPTNVQVQVTPGSLSMQPGQLQQLAANVSGSANTAVTWSSSDANVVSVTPQGVIRGITVGSARITATSVADPTRSGFATVTVGTSGAGPNLDIPAVYLVQAVQQLDGRVPLVADRQAVARVFVRASVSGAPQAAVRLRVVQNGTVVGTYTGMATPTLAPDESCCSANIAIPASVVKPGMGIVAEVDPDNLLAEASESDNLYPQNGQPLPLTVVNMPPFNIRMIPVQQARNGPLAQATTSLFNTLRVVWPLAAVNATVRTPLMIDYTVATQGFDDWARLVRDIEILRQIEGGADFYYGLLRTQGTSGVLGLANGIPARTAIGVDEFSDFGAEEARITFAHEMGHVLGLRHAPCGGAAGPDPNYPFADGRAGVWGMDTFFGNVLKPPTGTDIMTYCPNQWVSAYNYRKVFDNRLASPNGARMASTSTLMVSGAISRGVVTVDPAFSVTTVPATNATNGRYEVEGRDANDVVLFRWGFDPYRVEDGEEGSEAFVVAVPVAPALQERVAQLVVRERNGVARSTRGARHAVSELPDLMSLRRRGATASIAWSAADVPAVMVRSRTSGEILAIARRGALDLEPLGDTNALEVLVSTGVRSVPLQVDLARGALRR
- a CDS encoding sigma-70 family RNA polymerase sigma factor; translation: MTAPESTHEVTRLLEALQAGAEGASDQLAPLVYHELHALAVHFMRREREDHTLQPTALVSEAYMRLMGQQQVSWQNRAHFYGIAAQAMRRILVDHARRARAAKREGGERVTLDESVADHSERSVDLLALDDALNRLAVALPRQARVVELRFFSGLDIDETAEVLGISPATVKRDWTFAKAFLQREMDMR